A DNA window from Setaria viridis chromosome 2, Setaria_viridis_v4.0, whole genome shotgun sequence contains the following coding sequences:
- the LOC117846186 gene encoding chromatin remodeling protein EBS, with protein sequence MAKTKQGKRDVDAYTIKGTNKVVRVGDCVLMRPADTDKPPYVARVERMESDGRGGVRVRCRWYYRPEEAKGGRRPFHGAKELFLSDHFDTQSAHTIEGKCVVHSFKNYTKLDNVGPEDFYCRFDYKAGSGAFTPDRVAVYCKCEMPYNPDDLMVQCEGCKDWFHPSCMGMTIEQAKKIDHYMCSDCAKENGAKRPSNSYPVAPNSDSKIESKRRKR encoded by the exons atggCCAAGACGAAGCAGGGGAAGCGGGACGTCGACGCCTACACCATCAAGGGCACCAACAAGGTGGTCCGAG TGGGGGACTGCGTGCTGATGCGTCCGGCGGACACGGATAAGCCGCCGTACGTGGCGCGGGTGGAGCGGATGGAGtcggacggccgcggcggcgtgcgggtgCGGTGCCGCTGGTACTACCGCCCCGAGGAGGCCAagggcggccgccgcccgttCCACGGCGCCAAGGAGCTCTTCCTCTCCGACCACTTCGACACGCAGAGCGCGCACACCATCGAGGGCAAGTGCGTCGTCCACTCCTTTAAGAACTACACCAAGCTCGACAACGTCGGCCCTGAGGATTTCTACTGCCGATTTGACTACAAGGCGGGCAGCGGCGCGTTCACCCCCGACCGTGTCGCCGT GTACTGCAAGTGCGAGATGCCATACAACCCGGATGACCTTATGGTGCAGTGTGAGGGATGCAAGGACTG GTTTCATCCATCCTGTATGGGAATGACCATTGAGCAGGCCAAAAAGATTGATCATTACATGTGCTCAGactgtgctaaagaaaatggtGCGAAGAGACCCTCGAATTCATACCCAGTTGCACCAAACTCTGATTCTAAG ATTGAATCAAAGAGGCGCAAGAGATAA